GGCGGACACACGCCAACGCTCGCCGTTCTCGAAGGACTCCGAGGAGGTGAGCTCCTGCCACAGGGCGGTGTACCGCTCGACGATCCGGTTGCCGACCTCGATGGTGTCGACCTCCTCGGAGACGAAACCGCCGGCCTGGAGGTCCATCAGCTCGCCGATGATGTTCGTGCGTGCGAGGTCGAGGTCGTACTCGCGCTGGCCGACGGTGAGCGTGGGCTGGAACTCGCCCGTCTCGGCGTCGACGAGGTAGGCGGCGAAGGCGCCGGCGTCGCGGCGGAAGAGCGTGTTCGACAGCGAGACGTCGCCCCAGTAGAAGCCGAGCAGGTGCAGCCGCACGAGGAGGACGGCGAGCGCGTCGATGAGCCGGGTCGCGGTGTCGCGCCGCAGGTACTGGGAGAACAGCGCGCGGTAGGGCAGGGAGAACTGGAGGTGCTCGGTGACGAGCACGGAGTCCAGCGGCTCGCCGAGCGGCGTGGACCGGCCGGTGATGACGGCGAGCGGCTGCACCGAGGGAGCCTGCAGCCGGTTGAGGTTGCGGAGCATCTCGTACTCGTGGAACGCGACGGTCTCCCCGATCTCCTTGATCGCGATGACCCGGCCGGACAGCCGCACGAAGCGCACGACGTGACGGGAGATGCCGCGCGGCAGCGCCGCGAGGACCGACTCGGGCCACTCCTCCAGCGGGATCTCCCACGGGAGGTCGAGGAGGGCGGGATCGAGCCGCGCCGCGGTGATCTCAAGGGAGGTAGGCATCGTGCTCCTCATGATGCAGGGGCGGACCCGACGCTACGGGCCCGCCCCTGCATGTGCGACTTTCGGGTCAGTCGGGAAGACGCTCACCCGTGGTGACGGCGAAGTTGTGCTGCTCGCCGGGACGGATGCGGGCGTAGACGGTCTCGCCCTTCATCGGCACCTCGCGCGGGTCGATGCGGACGATGATCTGCGCGTCGCCGGCGCCCGAGGAGATGTGCTCGGCCAGCTCCTTGGAGCCCGCGAGGCGGCCGTAGACGAACGCGTCGGAGCCGAGCTCCTCGACGAGGTCGACGGTCACCGGGATCGCGCCCTCGGTGCCCGCGGACACGCGGTCGAGGGACTCGGGACGGAAGCCGACGATGACCTCGCCCTTGCTGTCGGCGCCCATCGCGTCGATGGTCGCGCGGCTCAGCGGGACGCGGGCCTCACCGAGCACGGCGGCGCCGTCCTGGATGTGGAAGGTGCCGAGGTTCATCGCGGGGGAGCCGATGAAGCCGGCGACGAACACGTTGGCCGGGCGGTCGTACATGTCGCGCGGGGTGCCGACCTGCTGGAGGACGCCGTCCTTGAGGACCGCGATGCGGTCGCCCATGGTGAGGGCCTCGGTCTGGTCGTGCGTGACGTAGACGGTCGTGACGCCGAGGCGGCGCTGGAGCGAGGCGATCTGGGTGCGGGTCTGGACGCGGAGCTTGGCGTCGAGGTTCGACAGCGGCTCGTCCATGAGGAACACCTGCGGCTGGCGGACGATCGCGCGGCCCATGGCGACGCGCTGACGCTGACCACCGGAGAGCGCCTTCGGCTTGCGGTCGAGGTACTCGGAGAGGTCGAGGATCTTGGCAGCCTCCTCGACCCGCTGGCGGATCTCGGCCTTCGGCTTGCCGGCGATCTTGAGCGCGAAGCCCATGTTGTCCGCGACGGACATGTGCGGGTACAGCGCGTAGTTCTGGAACACCATCGCGATGTCGCGGTCCTTGGGCTGGATGTCGGTGACGTCGCGGTCACCGATGAGGATGCGCCCGGAGTTCACGTCCTCGAGCCCGGCGAGCATGCGCAGGGAGGTGGACTTGCCGCAGCCGGAGGGGCCCACGAGGACGAGGAACTCGCCGTCGGCGATCTCCAGGTCGAGAGCGTCCACCGCCGGGCGCTCGGTGCCCGGGTAGGTGCGTGTGGCCTTGTCGAACGTGACTGATGCCATCGTTGGTCGTTTCCCTTCACCGGCAGGTACGTGCCGGACGATCCGTTGTGAAGAGTGTCAGGTGTCTGCCTTGACACTGGTCCGGCCCCGCCGACCGGTGGTCGCCGGGTCCGAGCCGTCATCAGTGTCGCACAGGCGGGAATGTGGCGACGTGGCCTAGGTCCTGCCTTGTGTGGCGGGTCACACCGACTCGCGCAGCTCCAGGAGGCGCAGGAGCACGGCGGCGAGCTCGTCCGGGTCGGCCACCCGGTACTGCGCCGCGGTCGGCCCGTCGCCCACCTTGATGCCGACGTCGTCGGGGCCCAGGACGGCGAAGGCGTCCTCGTCGGTGACGTCGTCACCCGCGAAGAGGACCGCGGACGGGGCGACGTCGGCGCGCAGCTCGGCGATCGCGTCGCCCTTGGTCGTGTGGAGCACGGCCATCTCGACGACGTCCTTGCCGTGCTGGACGCGCAGGCCTGGCCGGGTGGCCGGCCCGGCGAGCACCTCCTCGGTGAGGGCGGCGGCGTCCTGCGCGCCGGCGAGCCGCGAGTGCACGACGACGGAGACCGGCTTGACCTCCACCCAGGCACCCTCGTAGCGCTCGGCGAGGGTGCGCGCCTCGCGCAGCACGGCGGCGTGCAGGGCCTCCTGCTCGGCGGTGAGCACGAGCGGCTCGGCGACGAGCTCGCGGGTCTGCTCGGCCGTCATCCCGACGTGTCCGCGCTGGGCGCCGTGGCTGCCGACGACGCGCGTCCCGGCGGGCACCTCGGCGATCGCGACGAGCCCGGTCGCCTCGCGCCCGGAGACGAGCGCGAGGTGGATGCCGGGCAGCGCGTCGAGGCGGGCGAGCGCCTCGGCGGCGGCGGGCACCACCTGGGACCGGGAGGGGTCGTCGACGAGCGGGGCGAGCGCGCCGTCGAAGTCGAGGGCGACGAGGACCGAGGGGCGCGCGGCGAGTCGGCGCAGCGCCTGGTCGAGCTCCTCGGCGAGGTGCTGGACGAACAGCGGGGCGTCGACGCCCGGGCCGGGGACCCCGGGGTCTTCGGTCGTGCTCATGACTCGCTCCTTCGGGCAGACAGTGCGTCGAGGAAGTCCCCCGCCCAGCGCTGGACGTCGTGCTCCAGCACCCGGCGGCGCAGCGCGCGCATCCGACGGCGCCGCTCGCGCGGCTCCATCCCGATCGCCCGCATGATCGCCGTCTTCGTGCCGTCGATGTCGTGGGGGTTGATGAGCAGCGCCTGGCCGAGCTCGTCGGCGGCGCCGGTGAACTCGCTGAGGACGAGGACGCCGCCGAGGTCGCCGCGGGCGGCGATGTACTCCTTGGCGACGAGGTTCATCCCGTCGCGCAGCGAGGTGACGAGCATGACGTCGGCCGCGAGGTAGAGGGCCGCCATCTCCTCGGCGGGGTAGGAGTGGTGCATGTAGTGGATCGCGGGCTTGCCGAGGACGCCGTAGTCGCCGTTGATCCGCCCGACGGTCACCTCGATCTCGTCGCGCAGCTGGCGGTACTGGTCGACGCGCTCGCGCGAAGGGCTGGCGATCTGGACGAGGGTCGTCTCCGGCGGCGTCACCCGGCCGTCGGAGAGCAGCTCCCCGAACGCCTTGAGCCGGTGCCGGATGCCCTTGGTGTAGTCGAGGCGGTCGACGCCGAGGAGCAGGACGTCGGGGCTGCCGAGCTCGTTGCGGATCTCGACGGCGCGGCGCTGCACCGGCTCGCTGGCGGCCAGCGCGTCGAAGGACTTGGTGTCGATGGAGATGGGGAAGACCCCGGCGCGCACCTGGCGCTCGGGACGCGACCAGCGGGCACCGACCGTCACCGTGTTGCCCTTGGTGGTGAGGGGCGTGAGGCGGCGGACGGCGCGCATGAAGTTCGCGGCGTCGCCGGCGCGCTGGAAGCCGATGAGGTCGGCACCGAGCAGACCCTCGACGACCTGCCGACGCCAGGGCAGCTGGGTGAAGATCTCCACCGGCGGGAAGGGGATGTGGTTGAAGAACCCGATGCGCACGTCGGGGCGGAGCATGCGCAGCACCGACGGGACGAGCTGGAGCTGGTAGTCGTGCACCCACACGGTGCCGCCCTCGGCGACGGCCTCGGCGGCGGCGGCCGCGAAGCGCCGGTTGACCGCGACGTAGGCGTTCCACCACTGCCGGTGGTACTCCGGCGGGACGATGACGTCGTGGTACAGCGGCCACAGGGTGCCGTTGGAGAAGCCCTCGTAGTACTGGTTGACCTCCTGCTCCGTCAGCGTCACCGGCCACACCCGGATCCCGTCGGAGTCGAACGGGTCCAGCGAGAGGTCGGGGCTGCCCGCCCAGCCGACCCAGGCACCCTCGTGCTCGCGCATGACCGGCGCCAGTGCGGTGACGAGCCCGCCGGGTGAGCGGGTCGCCTCGACGGAACCGTCGGGGGCGAGGGAGATGTCGACCGGGAGGCGGTTGGCGACGACGACGATCTGGTGCTCACCTGCTGGCATGGGAAGCTTCATCCTCCTGTGGGGGTCGTTCCCGAGGCTACCCAGGGATGTCGCGGCGCGCCTGGGTAGGTTGAGGTCATGCAGGGGATCGAGGGCTACCGGCTCGTGCGGCGCATCGGCGCCGGCGGCATGGGCACGGTGCACGAGGCGCTGGACGCCGACGGGCGCCGGGTCGCGGTCAAGGTCCTCCACGAGGCGATCGCCGCTGACCCCGCCGCCCGGGAGCGGCTGCGCCGCGAGGTCGAGCTGCTCCACCGCGTCCGGGGCCGCGGCGTCGCGCGCGTGCTCGACGCGGAGGCCGACGCCGCGACCGCGTTCGTCGTCACCGAGCTGATCGACGGGCCGACCCTCGAGGACGACGTCCGCGAGCACGGCCCGCTCACCGAGGACGAGCTCGCCGAGCTGGCGCACGGTCTGGCCGAGGGCCTCGACGCGATCCACGCGGCCGGCATCGCCCACCGCGACCTCAAGCCGGGCAACGTCATGCTGTCCGCCGACGGGCCGGTGATCATCGACTTCGGGATCGCCCAGGTGGCCGACGACGTCCGGCTCACCCAGACCGGCATGGTCACCGGGACACCGGGCTACCTCGACCCCGACGTCCTCGCCGGGGGAGATCCCGGCCCGGCGGGGGACTGGTGGGCGTGGGCGGCCGTCCTCACCTACGCCGCCACCGGTCGCCCGCCGTTCGGGCGCGGGGGCATGCAGGCGGTGCTCGGGCGGGTGAGCACCGGCGTCGTCGACACCGACGGGCTGCCCGACCGGCTCGCGGCGGTCCTCGGGGCCGCGCTCGACCCGGAGCCGGCCCGCCGCCTGCCCCCGGGCGACGTCCTCGCCGCGCTCGACGGCGACTGGGACCGCCCGGCGCTGCGCGCACTGCTCGCCTCGCCCCCCGACCCGGTGACCCGCACCGACGTCCTGCCGCCCTCGGTCCCGCCGGCGCACACCCGGGCGCTGCCGGCGCAGGAGCCCTGGTACCCGCCGCCTGCGCAGACCTACGAGGCACCGGCCGTCGAGCCGTGGGACCGGCAGGCGCCCGAGCAGTGGCCGCCGCAGCCCGTGGCCGGGACGGCCGTCGCCCCGGCGGGGTGGGGCCTCACGCCGCAGGAGGTGCCCCCGTGGGCGGTGCCCCCGCGCCGCCGGGGCGGCACGCTCGCCGCGCTCGGCCTGGGACTGACGGCGCTCGCGATGCTGGCGCCGGGCGCGTGGGCCGTGGGGGTCCTCGCGCTCGTCGTCGTCCTCGGCGCCGTGGGGCGCGGTGCGGTGCGGCTGCGCACCGGGAGGCTGCGGCGCGGCCTGCGCCGCGGCGACACCGCGCGGGCCTGGCTCGCCGCGCCGGTCCACCTGCTCGGGGCGGCGCTCGCGACCGTCCCCGGCTTCCTGCTCGCCGCGCTGGTCGCCGGGGTGGGCGGGTGGGCGGTCCTCACCTTCACCTCCCCGCCCGCGGACATCCGCCCGTGGCTGCTGTGGTGCGCGGCGGCCCTCGCGCTGTGGGCGCTGTGGAGCGTGCCGCCGGCCGAGGGGACACGGGAGGGGGCGCGCGTCGTCCTCGGCGCCCTGCCGCGGCAGGCCCGCGTCGGCCTCGTCCTGCTCGGGCTCGGGACGGCGGCCGTGCTCGCGACCCTCGTCCTCACCGGTGCGCCCCCCGACCCGGTGTGGTCGCCGCTGCCGTCCCCCGCCTGAGCACCCGTCCGGATCCCGGGATCCCCGGCGGATCGTCGCCAGGCGGGCAGGGCGCCGCGTACGCTGACCCGGTGCGCCGCTCCCGCCTGGACGTGCGGCCCGGCCTCGTCGTGGCCGTGGCCGCACTGCTGCCTGCGCTCGCGGCGGTGCTCAGCGGCGCGGTCCAGGTGACCCGGTGCGTCTCGGTGCCCGGCGGGGTGGCCCGCATCGGCATCGACCTCGCGCTCCTGCGTCACTCCGAGGAGTGCCCCACGACGGGCCTCGCGCTCGGCGGGGAGAGCGACCGCGTGCTCGCGGTCGTCGTCCTCCTCACGGCGCCGATGCTGCTGCTCCACGCGGGCGTCCTGCTCGGCACGTGGGGGGCCGGCGCCGCGCTGCGCCGCTCCCTGGCCCGGCTCGCACGGCTGACCCCGTGGCGGCGGGTGCCTCGGCCCCGGCTGCTCGTCGTGCCTGCCCGGCGCGCCGCCGTCGGCCGTCTCGCCTCCTTCGTCTCGCGCGCGCACGTCGCCGTCCCACTCCTCCGCGGACCCCCGGCACCGCTGCCGGCCTGAGTGGTGCTCGCCCGCACGGGCGCGCACCGACGGTCACGCGACCACACCCCGAGGGCGCCGTGCGCCCGCCACAACCAGGAGCCATCCATGTCCAACGCCAAGGTGAACAAGCAGGAGCGGCGCGACGCCGCCCGTGAGCAGGCGCGCAAGCTGCGTGAGGCGCAGAAGCGCCGCGAGAAGCGCAACCGCCTTCTCATCATCGCCGGTGTCGTCGTCTTCATCGGCATCGTCGCCGCTGCGCTGTTCACGATCATCAGCAACGCCAACCGCTCCCCGCTCGAGGGCGTGGACGCCGAGCCCGCGGGCGTCAACGCGAGCGGCGCGATCCAGGTCGGCGCCGACGGCGTCGGGTCGGTCAACGAGGGCGCTCCCGTCGTCGACATCTACCTCGACTACCTGTGCACCTACTGCGCCCAGTTCGAGGAGCTCAACGCGGGCGTCCTCGACGAGCTCGCCGCGAACGGTGAGGCGACGGTGAACTACCACCCCGTCACCTACATCGGGGCCTCCGACTTCAACCTCCGCGGGGCGAACGCCCTCGGCGAGGTCGCGACGCAGTCGCCCGAGCACTTCAGCGCCTTCAACGAGCAGCTCTTCGCCGCCCAGGGCGAGGGCGGGGCCACCCCGCTCAGCGACGAGCAGATCGCCGAGGTCGCCCGCGAGGTCGGCGTGCCCGAGGAGGTCATCGAGACCTTCGGTGAGGGCCGCTACAACGACTGGGTCGCCGCCGTCACCGAGCAGTCCCGCCGTGACGGCGTCGGCGGCACGCCGACCGTCCTCATCGACGGTGAGGAGTTCACCGGCTGGCAGCAGGAGGGCGCGCTCGCCCAGGCCGTCGCCGACGCCGGGGCCTGACACCTGGCAGACTTTGCCGGGGCGGGACCGCACGGTCCCGCCCCGGTGCCGGTGAGTCCGGCACCCCGCCGCCTTAG
Above is a genomic segment from Georgenia wutianyii containing:
- a CDS encoding alpha,alpha-trehalose-phosphate synthase (UDP-forming) encodes the protein MPAGEHQIVVVANRLPVDISLAPDGSVEATRSPGGLVTALAPVMREHEGAWVGWAGSPDLSLDPFDSDGIRVWPVTLTEQEVNQYYEGFSNGTLWPLYHDVIVPPEYHRQWWNAYVAVNRRFAAAAAEAVAEGGTVWVHDYQLQLVPSVLRMLRPDVRIGFFNHIPFPPVEIFTQLPWRRQVVEGLLGADLIGFQRAGDAANFMRAVRRLTPLTTKGNTVTVGARWSRPERQVRAGVFPISIDTKSFDALAASEPVQRRAVEIRNELGSPDVLLLGVDRLDYTKGIRHRLKAFGELLSDGRVTPPETTLVQIASPSRERVDQYRQLRDEIEVTVGRINGDYGVLGKPAIHYMHHSYPAEEMAALYLAADVMLVTSLRDGMNLVAKEYIAARGDLGGVLVLSEFTGAADELGQALLINPHDIDGTKTAIMRAIGMEPRERRRRMRALRRRVLEHDVQRWAGDFLDALSARRSES
- a CDS encoding ABC transporter ATP-binding protein → MASVTFDKATRTYPGTERPAVDALDLEIADGEFLVLVGPSGCGKSTSLRMLAGLEDVNSGRILIGDRDVTDIQPKDRDIAMVFQNYALYPHMSVADNMGFALKIAGKPKAEIRQRVEEAAKILDLSEYLDRKPKALSGGQRQRVAMGRAIVRQPQVFLMDEPLSNLDAKLRVQTRTQIASLQRRLGVTTVYVTHDQTEALTMGDRIAVLKDGVLQQVGTPRDMYDRPANVFVAGFIGSPAMNLGTFHIQDGAAVLGEARVPLSRATIDAMGADSKGEVIVGFRPESLDRVSAGTEGAIPVTVDLVEELGSDAFVYGRLAGSKELAEHISSGAGDAQIIVRIDPREVPMKGETVYARIRPGEQHNFAVTTGERLPD
- a CDS encoding serine/threonine-protein kinase: MQGIEGYRLVRRIGAGGMGTVHEALDADGRRVAVKVLHEAIAADPAARERLRREVELLHRVRGRGVARVLDAEADAATAFVVTELIDGPTLEDDVREHGPLTEDELAELAHGLAEGLDAIHAAGIAHRDLKPGNVMLSADGPVIIDFGIAQVADDVRLTQTGMVTGTPGYLDPDVLAGGDPGPAGDWWAWAAVLTYAATGRPPFGRGGMQAVLGRVSTGVVDTDGLPDRLAAVLGAALDPEPARRLPPGDVLAALDGDWDRPALRALLASPPDPVTRTDVLPPSVPPAHTRALPAQEPWYPPPAQTYEAPAVEPWDRQAPEQWPPQPVAGTAVAPAGWGLTPQEVPPWAVPPRRRGGTLAALGLGLTALAMLAPGAWAVGVLALVVVLGAVGRGAVRLRTGRLRRGLRRGDTARAWLAAPVHLLGAALATVPGFLLAALVAGVGGWAVLTFTSPPADIRPWLLWCAAALALWALWSVPPAEGTREGARVVLGALPRQARVGLVLLGLGTAAVLATLVLTGAPPDPVWSPLPSPA
- a CDS encoding DsbA family protein — protein: MSNAKVNKQERRDAAREQARKLREAQKRREKRNRLLIIAGVVVFIGIVAAALFTIISNANRSPLEGVDAEPAGVNASGAIQVGADGVGSVNEGAPVVDIYLDYLCTYCAQFEELNAGVLDELAANGEATVNYHPVTYIGASDFNLRGANALGEVATQSPEHFSAFNEQLFAAQGEGGATPLSDEQIAEVAREVGVPEEVIETFGEGRYNDWVAAVTEQSRRDGVGGTPTVLIDGEEFTGWQQEGALAQAVADAGA
- a CDS encoding DUF4032 domain-containing protein; amino-acid sequence: MPTSLEITAARLDPALLDLPWEIPLEEWPESVLAALPRGISRHVVRFVRLSGRVIAIKEIGETVAFHEYEMLRNLNRLQAPSVQPLAVITGRSTPLGEPLDSVLVTEHLQFSLPYRALFSQYLRRDTATRLIDALAVLLVRLHLLGFYWGDVSLSNTLFRRDAGAFAAYLVDAETGEFQPTLTVGQREYDLDLARTNIIGELMDLQAGGFVSEEVDTIEVGNRIVERYTALWQELTSSESFENGERWRVSARIHRLNELGYDVGELSMTTDVDGTRIQIQPKVVDAGHHHRRLMRLTGLDVQENQARRMLNDLDAFRAATDRQGEEEEFVAHDWLARVFEPTVRAIPRELRGKLEPAEVFHEVLEHRWFISQQQQRDVPLPDAVASYIDNVLRHRPDERAVLDPGADTETIPRIEF
- the otsB gene encoding trehalose-phosphatase yields the protein MSTTEDPGVPGPGVDAPLFVQHLAEELDQALRRLAARPSVLVALDFDGALAPLVDDPSRSQVVPAAAEALARLDALPGIHLALVSGREATGLVAIAEVPAGTRVVGSHGAQRGHVGMTAEQTRELVAEPLVLTAEQEALHAAVLREARTLAERYEGAWVEVKPVSVVVHSRLAGAQDAAALTEEVLAGPATRPGLRVQHGKDVVEMAVLHTTKGDAIAELRADVAPSAVLFAGDDVTDEDAFAVLGPDDVGIKVGDGPTAAQYRVADPDELAAVLLRLLELRESV